A region from the Acidiferrobacter sp. SPIII_3 genome encodes:
- the mtnA gene encoding S-methyl-5-thioribose-1-phosphate isomerase, translating to MDAVLYDKVRAVEWREGGVRLLDQRVLPSTLRYEECATAREVAAAITAMVVRGAPAIGVTAAYGAVLAVTEAYRRVPTDWRAAARADLTVLRESRPTAVNLGWALDRMERVMEAVGAEPPVATLLTAARRLHDEDIAANRRMGALGAALLPPKARVLTHCNTGALATGGYGTALGVVRAAAAVGGISMVYADETRPWLQGARLTAWELVEEGLPVTVLADGAAAARLRSGDIAAVLVGADRIAANGDTANKIGTYGLAVSARHHGVPFYVVAPISTIDAATPDGRGIPIEERAESEVLCCQGVAHSPAGARAWNPVFDVTPAVLITALITERGVVQHPDTEGIARLLTSPIPA from the coding sequence GTGGATGCGGTTCTCTATGACAAGGTGCGCGCCGTCGAGTGGCGCGAGGGCGGGGTGCGACTTTTGGATCAGCGCGTGCTGCCTTCTACGCTACGCTATGAAGAGTGCGCGACGGCGCGCGAGGTCGCGGCCGCCATCACCGCCATGGTCGTGCGCGGGGCGCCGGCGATCGGGGTGACCGCGGCCTATGGCGCGGTGCTGGCGGTCACCGAGGCCTATAGGCGCGTGCCCACCGACTGGCGCGCGGCCGCGCGCGCCGATCTTACGGTGCTGCGCGAAAGCCGCCCCACGGCCGTGAATCTCGGCTGGGCCCTGGATCGCATGGAGCGCGTGATGGAGGCCGTCGGCGCGGAGCCCCCAGTGGCCACGCTGCTCACCGCCGCGCGGCGCTTGCATGACGAGGATATCGCCGCCAACCGACGTATGGGCGCGCTCGGCGCCGCGTTGCTGCCGCCCAAGGCGCGGGTGCTGACACATTGCAATACCGGGGCGCTGGCCACCGGGGGGTATGGCACCGCGCTGGGTGTGGTGCGCGCCGCGGCCGCGGTCGGGGGCATCAGCATGGTCTATGCCGACGAGACGCGACCGTGGTTGCAGGGTGCCCGGCTGACCGCCTGGGAGCTCGTGGAGGAGGGCCTGCCGGTGACCGTGCTCGCCGATGGTGCGGCCGCGGCGCGGCTGCGCTCAGGTGATATCGCGGCAGTCCTCGTGGGCGCCGATCGCATCGCCGCCAACGGCGACACCGCCAACAAGATCGGGACCTACGGGCTGGCGGTGTCGGCGCGCCATCATGGCGTGCCGTTTTATGTCGTGGCGCCGATCAGCACGATCGATGCCGCGACCCCCGACGGCCGGGGGATTCCCATCGAGGAGCGCGCCGAAAGCGAGGTCTTGTGCTGCCAGGGGGTGGCGCATAGCCCCGCGGGGGCGCGTGCCTGGAACCCGGTCTTCGATGTGACCCCGGCTGTGCTCATCACGGCGCTCATCACCGAGCGCGGGGTGGTGCAACACCCCGATACCGAGGGCATCGCCCGGCTTCTGACATCCCCGATCCCCGCCTGA
- a CDS encoding COX aromatic rich motif-containing protein codes for MPTNRLRSRAWRVLSLVPLLLLAGCVKQRGGDDFWMLDPKGIISATQDHYLTLDVLVMLLIIVPTGIFIVWAMRHYRKDGGRGHYDGRWDHSNVLEAVVWGIPIVTVGILSYYSVKAIYAVNPYHPTVIARALRTTHARGPLDVDVISTDWQWVFVYPKQHIATVDRLVIPRGVPVRFRLTSATVVNDFYIPQLVGMIDVMPGMRVRQSLVASHIGTYEGFSADYSGAGFSWMDFKTRAVSSQAFGAWVAKVQAAPRHLTYATFNIVARPTINVHDRVAYFSQVQPGLFRQVVAETVAGKTYPTPMAMTENMTGYLRRQARRDAHNPD; via the coding sequence ATGCCAACAAACAGGTTGCGATCACGGGCGTGGCGGGTCCTTTCTCTTGTGCCACTCTTGCTTCTCGCGGGCTGCGTCAAGCAGCGCGGCGGGGATGATTTCTGGATGCTGGATCCCAAGGGGATCATCTCCGCGACCCAGGACCATTACCTGACCCTCGATGTTCTGGTCATGCTGCTCATCATCGTGCCCACCGGGATCTTCATCGTGTGGGCGATGCGCCATTACCGCAAGGACGGCGGGCGCGGGCATTACGATGGCCGATGGGACCACTCCAACGTCTTGGAGGCGGTCGTCTGGGGCATACCGATCGTCACCGTCGGGATCCTGTCCTACTACTCGGTCAAGGCCATCTATGCCGTGAACCCCTATCACCCGACGGTCATCGCCCGCGCCCTGCGTACTACCCATGCCCGCGGCCCGCTCGACGTCGACGTCATCTCCACCGACTGGCAATGGGTGTTCGTGTATCCCAAACAGCACATCGCCACCGTCGATCGCCTGGTCATCCCCAGGGGCGTCCCGGTGCGTTTCCGGTTGACGTCGGCGACCGTGGTCAACGATTTCTACATCCCACAGCTGGTCGGCATGATCGATGTCATGCCCGGCATGCGCGTCCGGCAATCGCTCGTGGCCTCGCACATCGGGACCTACGAGGGATTCTCCGCCGATTACAGCGGCGCCGGGTTTTCGTGGATGGACTTTAAGACCCGCGCGGTCTCGTCCCAGGCATTCGGCGCCTGGGTCGCCAAGGTTCAGGCCGCGCCCCGGCATCTGACCTACGCGACTTTCAATATCGTCGCGCGGCCGACGATCAACGTCCATGACCGTGTGGCCTACTTCTCGCAGGTCCAGCCGGGCCTGTTCCGGCAGGTCGTGGCCGAGACCGTGGCCGGCAAGACCTACCCGACGCCGATGGCCATGACCGAGAACATGACGGGCTATCTGCGCCGGCAGGCCCGTCGTGACGCCCACAACCCAGATTAA